From Burkholderia sp. WP9, a single genomic window includes:
- a CDS encoding isochorismatase family protein, protein MPITTLDAKTALIVIDLQRGIVALPTAHPTGAVVERAAALAQAFRRHGLPVVLVNVAGGAPGRAEQARNTGEFPADFAELVPELNAQPSDHRVTKRTWGAFTNTDLEAYLREQGVTQVVLVGVATSIGVESTARYAHEIGLNVTLVVDAMTDLHADAHANSITRIFPRVGETGTTQDVLDLLEQSHA, encoded by the coding sequence ATGCCAATCACCACGCTGGATGCAAAGACCGCACTGATCGTCATCGATTTGCAGCGCGGCATCGTCGCGCTACCCACCGCGCACCCCACCGGCGCAGTCGTCGAACGCGCGGCCGCCCTTGCGCAGGCATTTCGCCGCCACGGCCTGCCCGTGGTGCTCGTCAACGTGGCCGGCGGCGCGCCGGGCCGCGCGGAACAGGCGCGCAACACGGGCGAGTTCCCCGCGGATTTCGCCGAACTGGTGCCCGAACTGAACGCGCAGCCGTCGGATCATCGGGTCACCAAGCGCACCTGGGGCGCGTTCACGAACACCGATCTCGAAGCGTACCTGCGCGAGCAAGGCGTCACGCAGGTGGTACTCGTGGGCGTGGCGACCAGCATCGGCGTCGAATCCACCGCGCGCTACGCACACGAAATTGGCCTGAACGTCACGCTCGTCGTCGACGCCATGACCGACCTCCATGCGGACGCTCATGCCAACAGCATCACGCGCATCTTCCCGCGCGTCGGCGAAACCGGCACGACGCAAGACGTGCTCGATCTGCTCGAACAATCGCACGCATGA
- a CDS encoding transposase, with protein sequence MTDLQTDFDFLPLRVIGKSADGKNRYDREGKRKLIEACQKPGASVAGLALKAGVNANQLRKWISLARQKTRPRRARQSAPAMAPAFVPVLEVVGAEAMHLPSRPALPDAEPVAARREPMRASQRPPLPSRLVAQLPNGVSLELECAQQDTALLRAMIDALRSR encoded by the coding sequence ATGACTGACCTACAAACTGACTTTGACTTCCTGCCCCTGCGGGTGATCGGCAAATCGGCCGACGGCAAGAACCGGTACGACCGTGAGGGCAAGCGCAAGCTGATCGAGGCGTGCCAAAAGCCTGGGGCCTCCGTGGCCGGGCTGGCGCTGAAGGCTGGAGTGAACGCCAACCAGCTTCGCAAATGGATTAGCCTGGCGCGCCAAAAGACACGTCCCCGACGTGCACGGCAGTCGGCGCCAGCCATGGCACCGGCATTCGTTCCTGTTCTGGAAGTGGTTGGTGCTGAGGCGATGCACTTGCCATCCAGGCCGGCGCTGCCCGACGCTGAGCCAGTTGCGGCACGGCGCGAGCCGATGCGGGCCTCACAACGCCCGCCGTTGCCTTCACGGCTGGTGGCGCAATTGCCCAACGGGGTAAGTCTTGAACTTGAATGTGCGCAACAGGACACGGCACTGCTCAGGGCGATGATCGACGCATTGAGGAGTCGCTGA
- a CDS encoding MFS transporter: MNGTFRSLSNFNYRVWASGAIVSNVGTWMQRTAQDWLVLTELTQHNATAVGIVMSLQFGPQMLLLPLTGYAADHFDRRKLLFATQAAMGSLALGLGILTVTGLVQLWQVYVFAGLLGCVTAFDSPARQTFVSDLVGEHDLSNAVALNSTSFNAARMIGPAIAGLLIASVGTGWVFLINALSFVAVLGSLRMLRVSELHLKPRAVRSRGSFVEGFKYVWKRPDLKAALLMLFLIGTFGLNFPIFISTMSVTAFHAGAGEYGVLSSTMAIGSVTGALLAARRAKPRMALLLGAAGVFGVGCTVASLMPNYVLFGLVLIVIGVSTQTFTTSTNSLVQLSTEPAMRGRVIAILLAIALGGTPLGAPVVGWVADRFGPRWALGVGAASGFAAAVVGLLYLVKYRQLRVYVEGGRLRYSVDDPRQAPAYVSPAVAVQNAVLSEVEEDSSSGV, encoded by the coding sequence GTGAATGGCACTTTCCGTTCGCTGAGCAATTTCAACTACCGGGTCTGGGCAAGCGGTGCGATCGTCTCCAACGTCGGCACGTGGATGCAACGCACGGCGCAGGATTGGCTCGTCCTCACGGAACTCACGCAGCACAACGCGACCGCCGTGGGTATCGTCATGTCGCTGCAATTCGGCCCGCAAATGCTGCTGTTGCCGCTGACCGGTTATGCCGCCGATCACTTCGATCGTCGAAAGCTGCTGTTCGCGACCCAGGCGGCCATGGGGTCTCTCGCGCTGGGCCTCGGCATCCTCACCGTCACCGGGCTCGTACAACTGTGGCAGGTCTATGTCTTCGCGGGGCTGCTCGGCTGCGTCACCGCGTTCGATTCGCCGGCACGGCAGACCTTCGTGTCGGATCTGGTCGGCGAACACGATCTGTCGAACGCGGTCGCGCTGAACTCCACCTCGTTCAACGCGGCGCGCATGATCGGCCCTGCCATCGCGGGGCTGCTGATTGCTTCCGTGGGCACCGGCTGGGTGTTTCTCATCAACGCGCTGTCATTCGTCGCGGTACTCGGTTCGCTGCGCATGCTGCGGGTGAGCGAACTACATCTGAAGCCGCGCGCGGTGCGCTCACGCGGCAGTTTCGTGGAAGGCTTCAAATACGTGTGGAAGCGTCCCGACCTGAAGGCCGCTTTGCTGATGCTGTTCCTGATCGGCACGTTCGGCCTGAATTTCCCGATCTTCATCTCGACGATGTCGGTCACCGCCTTTCATGCGGGTGCCGGCGAATACGGCGTATTGAGTTCGACCATGGCGATCGGCTCCGTGACCGGCGCGCTGCTTGCCGCGCGCCGGGCGAAACCGCGCATGGCGCTGCTGCTCGGCGCGGCGGGCGTGTTTGGCGTGGGCTGTACCGTGGCCTCGCTCATGCCGAACTATGTGTTGTTCGGCCTTGTGCTGATCGTGATCGGCGTATCGACGCAAACCTTCACGACCTCGACCAACAGTCTCGTGCAACTCTCCACCGAGCCCGCCATGCGCGGCCGGGTCATCGCGATTCTGCTGGCCATCGCGTTGGGTGGCACGCCGCTCGGCGCGCCGGTGGTCGGTTGGGTCGCCGACCGTTTCGGCCCGCGCTGGGCGCTCGGCGTGGGCGCGGCATCGGGATTCGCGGCGGCGGTGGTCGGCTTGCTCTATCTGGTGAAGTACCGCCAGTTGCGTGTGTATGTCGAGGGCGGGCGGTTGCGCTATAGCGTCGACGATCCACGCCAGGCGCCCGCGTATGTGAGCCCCGCGGTCGCCGTGCAGAACGCCGTGTTGAGCGAAGTGGAAGAAGATTCGTCTTCGGGCGTTTAA
- a CDS encoding MarR family transcriptional regulator yields the protein MTQQDPLIDSEAVHSMAENLRVLAGKLRRRLREESHVGDFTPSQVQVLGLLEREGPATVTALARAHGMRPQSMGETLSVLKAAGLVSGAPDPNDGRQTVLSLTPAFRKKIKASRAAREDWLFRTIQTRFSAAEQQQLAVGVELLKRLIDS from the coding sequence ATGACCCAGCAAGATCCACTAATCGATTCCGAAGCCGTGCACAGCATGGCGGAAAACTTACGCGTGCTGGCCGGCAAACTGCGCCGCCGCTTGCGCGAAGAGTCGCACGTGGGCGATTTCACCCCTTCGCAGGTGCAGGTTCTCGGCTTGCTGGAGCGCGAAGGTCCGGCAACGGTCACCGCGCTGGCGCGTGCTCATGGCATGCGTCCGCAGTCCATGGGCGAGACGCTGTCGGTGCTTAAAGCAGCCGGGCTGGTCAGCGGCGCGCCTGATCCGAACGACGGCCGGCAAACGGTTCTCTCCCTCACACCCGCGTTCCGCAAGAAGATCAAGGCCAGCCGCGCGGCGCGCGAAGACTGGCTGTTTCGCACCATCCAGACACGCTTCTCGGCGGCCGAGCAACAACAACTCGCTGTCGGCGTCGAGTTGCTCAAACGCCTCATCGACTCGTAA
- the tnpB gene encoding IS66 family insertion sequence element accessory protein TnpB (TnpB, as the term is used for proteins encoded by IS66 family insertion elements, is considered an accessory protein, since TnpC, encoded by a neighboring gene, is a DDE family transposase.): MLRFADDLHVYLYREPIDFRCGINTLAALVEESMQLDPLARAVYAFHNRKCDRIKLLLYERTGFWLLLRRLEEDRFVWPRRNQEVIELTTQQLHWLLDGIDIDGIDIDALRRHPVRHYQHVS, from the coding sequence ATGCTGCGCTTCGCCGATGACCTGCACGTCTACCTGTACCGCGAGCCGATCGATTTCCGTTGCGGCATCAACACCCTTGCCGCCCTGGTTGAGGAATCGATGCAGTTGGACCCGCTCGCCCGTGCCGTCTATGCATTCCACAACCGCAAATGCGATCGCATCAAGCTTCTGCTGTACGAGCGCACCGGTTTCTGGCTGCTGCTGCGTCGGCTCGAGGAAGACCGTTTCGTGTGGCCCCGGCGGAATCAGGAGGTGATCGAACTGACAACGCAGCAGCTTCACTGGTTGCTCGACGGCATCGACATCGACGGCATCGACATCGACGCGCTTCGTCGTCATCCCGTGCGCCATTACCAGCACGTCAGCTAG
- a CDS encoding IS66 family transposase — protein MKNAPDLKRVPRAVQGYIHALQARVAGDAKHIGELNQRVEQLEEQLRLLQAERFAPKSEKRKDRVFDEAEQIARTEPGDEDDDGVQPELPDTGLPPASQPERRKAGRKPLPAYLTREPVEYDLPEDQRGCPCCGNQLHRIGEDVSEQLHVEVKWTVRKNVRSKWACRHCERHAEHTPVVLAPMPVQPIPGSHADASVIATVASAKYVDGMPLYRMQEALARWQIPVSRGTLAHWIIRPSELHYSRLYDALHKTLLLQPLIHGDETTVQVLKEPGRSAQSKSYMWCYRSAQDCAEPVVLFEYQPGRGQEHPKKFLGDYSGMLMSDGYSAWRTLKKAKHFGCMAHARRLFVKADKAAAKKTDSGKQKMPNARVAKALEYFQALYRVEALAKGDLPTGLTRADYTYDLRQKHSVPLLESFKAWLDELAPKVAPQSLLGKAIAYTRNQWEYLSRYVTDGCAAIDNNVIERDIRPFATSRKSWLFSDTVDGAKASATIYSLVLTCRACGVEPYDYLLHVLTELPQRAPDADVTDLLPFNYARQQQAKAQTG, from the coding sequence ATGAAGAATGCACCCGACCTCAAACGCGTACCCAGGGCGGTCCAGGGCTATATCCACGCTCTCCAGGCACGTGTAGCCGGCGACGCGAAACATATCGGCGAACTGAACCAGCGCGTCGAGCAACTCGAGGAGCAGCTCCGCCTGCTGCAGGCCGAGCGTTTCGCACCGAAAAGCGAAAAACGCAAAGATCGCGTGTTCGACGAAGCCGAGCAGATTGCACGGACCGAACCGGGCGACGAAGACGATGACGGTGTCCAGCCTGAGCTGCCCGACACCGGATTGCCACCGGCCAGCCAGCCTGAACGACGCAAGGCCGGACGCAAGCCATTGCCGGCGTACCTGACGCGTGAACCAGTCGAATACGACCTGCCGGAGGACCAGCGCGGCTGCCCCTGTTGCGGCAATCAGCTGCATCGCATCGGCGAGGACGTCAGCGAACAGTTGCACGTCGAGGTCAAGTGGACAGTCCGCAAGAACGTGCGTTCCAAGTGGGCGTGCCGGCACTGCGAGCGGCACGCCGAACATACCCCGGTCGTGCTTGCGCCGATGCCGGTTCAGCCGATCCCGGGCAGCCATGCGGACGCATCGGTGATCGCGACGGTCGCGAGCGCGAAGTACGTCGACGGCATGCCGCTGTACCGGATGCAGGAGGCACTCGCGCGCTGGCAGATCCCGGTGAGTCGCGGCACGCTCGCCCACTGGATCATTCGCCCCAGCGAACTGCACTACAGCCGCCTGTATGATGCGCTGCATAAAACGTTGCTGTTGCAGCCGCTGATCCACGGCGATGAAACGACGGTTCAGGTACTCAAGGAACCCGGCAGATCCGCGCAGAGCAAGAGTTACATGTGGTGCTACCGCAGCGCCCAGGACTGCGCCGAGCCCGTGGTGCTGTTCGAGTACCAGCCGGGGCGTGGCCAGGAGCATCCGAAGAAGTTCCTCGGCGACTACAGCGGCATGCTGATGAGCGACGGCTACAGCGCCTGGCGCACCTTGAAAAAGGCAAAGCACTTCGGCTGCATGGCTCACGCCCGCAGGCTGTTCGTCAAGGCGGACAAGGCCGCCGCGAAAAAGACGGACTCCGGCAAGCAGAAGATGCCGAACGCTCGCGTGGCGAAGGCGCTTGAGTACTTCCAGGCCCTGTACCGTGTCGAGGCGCTGGCCAAAGGCGATCTGCCTACTGGCCTGACGCGAGCCGACTACACGTACGACCTGCGGCAAAAGCACAGTGTGCCGCTGCTTGAGTCCTTCAAGGCATGGCTCGATGAACTGGCGCCGAAGGTGGCGCCCCAGAGCCTGCTCGGCAAGGCGATTGCCTACACGCGCAACCAATGGGAATATCTCAGCCGCTACGTCACTGACGGTTGCGCCGCAATCGATAACAACGTGATCGAGCGCGATATCAGGCCGTTTGCTACTTCAAGAAAATCGTGGCTGTTCAGCGACACAGTTGATGGCGCAAAGGCCAGCGCCACGATCTACAGCCTGGTCCTCACATGCCGGGCCTGCGGCGTCGAGCCGTACGACTATCTGCTGCATGTACTCACGGAGCTGCCGCAGCGTGCGCCGGATGCCGACGTGACCGACCTGCTGCCGTTCAATTATGCGCGGCAACAACAGGCCAAGGCACAGACCGGCTGA
- a CDS encoding alkene reductase gives MPTLFDPLQIGDITLSNRIIMAPLTRQRAEEIRVPNALMAKYYAERATAGLIISEATSVTPQGVGYADTPGIWSQEQVEGWKLVTSAVHAAGGKIFLQLWHVGRISDPLFLNGELPVAPSAIAAQGNVSLVRPERAYVTPRALELDEIAGVVEAFRKGAENAKAAGFDGVEVHGANGYLLDQFLQDSTNKRTDAYGGPVENRARLLLEVTDACIGVWGANRVGVHLAPRRDAHTMGDSDPAGTFGYVARELGKRKIAFIAAREALGDDRLGPQLKKAFGGPYIANEKFTKETAQQVLDAGEADAVAWGQLFIANPDLVRRFATNAPLNKPNPATYYARGETGYVDYPALETVE, from the coding sequence ATGCCGACTCTTTTCGATCCGCTGCAAATTGGCGATATCACGCTGTCGAACCGCATCATCATGGCGCCGCTCACGCGCCAACGCGCCGAAGAAATCCGCGTGCCGAACGCGCTGATGGCGAAGTACTATGCCGAGCGCGCAACGGCCGGCCTGATCATCAGCGAAGCGACTTCCGTCACACCGCAAGGCGTGGGCTATGCCGACACGCCGGGCATCTGGTCGCAGGAGCAGGTTGAAGGCTGGAAGCTCGTCACGAGCGCCGTGCATGCCGCCGGCGGCAAGATCTTTCTGCAACTGTGGCACGTGGGCCGCATTTCCGACCCGCTGTTCCTGAACGGCGAACTGCCGGTCGCGCCGAGCGCGATCGCCGCCCAGGGCAACGTGAGCCTGGTGCGTCCGGAGCGTGCCTATGTGACGCCGCGCGCACTGGAACTCGATGAAATCGCCGGCGTGGTCGAAGCATTCCGCAAAGGCGCGGAGAACGCCAAGGCAGCCGGCTTCGACGGCGTCGAAGTGCACGGCGCGAACGGCTATCTGCTTGACCAGTTCCTGCAGGACAGCACCAACAAGCGTACCGACGCTTACGGCGGCCCGGTCGAAAACCGCGCCCGCCTGCTGCTCGAAGTCACCGACGCCTGCATCGGCGTGTGGGGTGCGAATCGTGTCGGCGTGCACCTCGCGCCGCGCCGCGACGCGCACACCATGGGCGATTCGGATCCGGCCGGCACCTTCGGTTATGTGGCCCGCGAACTCGGCAAGCGCAAGATCGCGTTCATTGCCGCACGTGAAGCGCTCGGCGACGACCGTCTCGGCCCGCAACTGAAGAAAGCATTCGGCGGCCCCTATATCGCGAACGAAAAGTTCACCAAGGAAACCGCGCAACAGGTGCTCGACGCCGGCGAGGCAGACGCGGTGGCGTGGGGTCAGCTGTTCATTGCGAATCCGGATCTGGTGCGCCGCTTCGCCACGAATGCGCCGCTGAACAAGCCGAATCCGGCGACGTACTACGCACGCGGCGAAACCGGCTACGTGGATTACCCGGCGCTGGAAACCGTGGAATAA
- a CDS encoding GNAT family N-acetyltransferase, with amino-acid sequence MQHAPAITFRFAGQHDANAIRTIEFEAGQRFFSVDMAGIADAPPMDLELVARKIAAREIIVAVGADATCVGFVMFEPQPTRIYVQELDVLTSHAGQRIGAALIEQVAQLARAQRLPQLILSTFREVPWNAPYYRRVGFRDIEEAELDAALIERRDAHIARGLDESKRVFMLRDLA; translated from the coding sequence ATGCAACACGCTCCTGCCATCACTTTCCGGTTCGCCGGGCAGCACGACGCGAACGCGATCCGCACCATTGAATTCGAAGCGGGGCAGCGCTTTTTCAGCGTCGATATGGCGGGGATCGCGGATGCGCCGCCTATGGATCTCGAACTCGTCGCCCGCAAGATAGCGGCACGGGAGATCATCGTCGCCGTCGGTGCCGACGCAACGTGCGTGGGTTTCGTGATGTTCGAGCCGCAACCCACGCGCATCTACGTGCAGGAACTCGACGTGCTCACCTCGCACGCCGGGCAGCGTATCGGCGCGGCGCTGATCGAGCAGGTCGCGCAACTCGCGCGTGCGCAACGACTCCCGCAACTCATCCTGTCGACGTTTCGCGAAGTGCCGTGGAATGCGCCGTACTATCGCCGGGTCGGGTTTCGCGATATCGAAGAAGCCGAACTCGACGCGGCGCTGATCGAACGGCGCGATGCGCACATTGCGCGAGGACTCGATGAATCGAAGCGCGTTTTCATGCTGCGTGATCTTGCCTGA